The Eubacterium ventriosum genome includes the window GATGTCCTCCTTATTTAAGTAATATTATAATATATTATTCGAACAAGGTGTTACAAATTTAGTTTACCACTACAGTGGCACAGATATTTCAGGAAAACATTGAGGACAGAAATGTACCGAAAGTGGAAAAATCCATAGATGGATATAGCGGATTCCTGTTTTACGATGATAATGGAATACCACTTGTGGCAATGCACTGGCAACATCGTTTCAATCATATTGTTGGCAGATACAATGACATTTACCGGGTGCAGATGCCAAATATTACACCTCATGTATGCCGACACACCTATTGCTCCAATATGGCAAAATCGGGAATGAATCCAAAGACATTACAATACCTCATGGGGCATTCGGATATATCGGTCACAATGAATGTGTACACG containing:
- a CDS encoding tyrosine-type recombinase/integrase; this translates as MAQIFQENIEDRNVPKVEKSIDGYSGFLFYDDNGIPLVAMHWQHRFNHIVGRYNDIYRVQMPNITPHVCRHTYCSNMAKSGMNPKTLQYLMGHSDISVTMNVYTHIGFDDAEEELKRMEEFRKAQAEIEKKNDVKAVSQKMFKVV